A region from the Candidatus Thiothrix putei genome encodes:
- the dsrB gene encoding dissimilatory-type sulfite reductase subunit beta — MAAPEMRDPIESGCPDGFQYMHPVMRRNFGLWAYHEDPRPGVLVHVSKTGEKVWTVRAGTQRILDVFTLRKLMDIGDTYGEGYVHFTIRSNIEFQVADGAKVEPLVKALEDAGFPVGGTRNSVTSLSHTQGWLHCDIPGTDASGVVKAMMDELLPEFKAWNMPNRVHITTSCCQINCGGQGDIAINVQHTKPPKINHALVGNVCERPSVVARCPVAAIRPAMVDGKPSLEVDEKKCICCGACYPPCPPMQINDHEATQLAVWIGGNHSNARGKPTFQRLVAAGIPNNPPRWPEATAIVKKILACYKEGAKDWERINEWVERIGWPRFFEVTGLPFTKYHIDNWRGARANLNSSTHIRF, encoded by the coding sequence ATGGCCGCACCAGAAATGCGCGATCCTATTGAATCTGGATGCCCGGATGGTTTCCAGTACATGCACCCAGTTATGCGCCGTAACTTCGGCCTGTGGGCATATCACGAAGACCCACGCCCAGGCGTTTTGGTTCACGTATCCAAAACTGGCGAAAAAGTTTGGACAGTTCGTGCCGGTACTCAACGTATCCTCGACGTGTTCACCCTGCGTAAGCTGATGGACATCGGCGATACTTATGGCGAAGGTTATGTTCACTTCACCATTCGTTCTAACATCGAATTCCAAGTGGCGGACGGCGCGAAAGTCGAACCACTGGTAAAAGCATTGGAAGATGCTGGTTTCCCAGTCGGTGGTACACGTAACTCTGTTACTTCACTGTCTCATACTCAAGGTTGGTTGCACTGCGACATTCCGGGTACTGACGCATCCGGCGTTGTGAAAGCGATGATGGATGAGTTGCTGCCAGAGTTTAAAGCATGGAACATGCCTAACCGCGTACATATCACCACGTCTTGTTGCCAGATCAACTGCGGCGGTCAGGGTGATATCGCGATCAACGTTCAACATACCAAGCCACCGAAAATTAACCACGCGCTGGTTGGTAACGTGTGCGAACGTCCTTCCGTTGTGGCACGTTGCCCAGTTGCAGCGATTCGTCCTGCGATGGTTGATGGTAAGCCTTCCTTGGAAGTTGATGAGAAGAAGTGCATTTGCTGCGGCGCTTGCTACCCACCATGCCCTCCAATGCAGATCAACGATCACGAAGCTACTCAATTGGCAGTTTGGATTGGCGGTAATCACTCCAATGCGCGTGGCAAGCCTACTTTCCAACGCTTGGTTGCAGCGGGTATCCCGAACAACCCACCACGCTGGCCTGAAGCGACTGCGATTGTTAAAAAGATTCTCGCTTGCTACAAAGAAGGTGCGAAAGATTGGGAGCGTATCAATGAATGGGTTGAGCGTATCGGCTGGCCGCGTTTCTTTGAAGTCACTGGTTTGCCATTCACCAAATATCACATCGATAACTGGCGTGGTGCGCGAGCGAATCTGAACTCTTCAACGCACATCCGCTTCTGA
- the tusC gene encoding sulfurtransferase complex subunit TusC, with translation MSTKNFLFVNRKAPYGTVYALEALEVVLISAAFEQNVSLAFIDDGVYQITKGQNSKETGMKNFSPTFRALGDYDITKLYVSTESLAERGLTVDDLMELTYEDADDDYAEKPSIILVNREEMAAMMAEQEVILSF, from the coding sequence ATGTCTACAAAGAATTTTTTGTTTGTCAATCGTAAAGCTCCTTATGGTACGGTCTACGCACTGGAAGCCTTGGAAGTCGTACTGATTTCTGCTGCGTTTGAGCAAAATGTTAGCTTGGCATTCATCGACGACGGTGTTTACCAAATTACCAAAGGCCAAAACAGCAAAGAAACCGGTATGAAGAATTTCTCACCGACTTTCCGCGCATTGGGCGACTACGACATTACTAAGTTGTATGTCTCTACCGAGTCTTTGGCAGAACGTGGTCTGACGGTTGATGACCTGATGGAACTCACTTACGAAGACGCTGATGATGATTACGCTGAAAAGCCTTCCATTATTCTGGTCAACCGCGAGGAAATGGCTGCAATGATGGCAGAGCAAGAAGTGATTTTGAGCTTCTAA
- a CDS encoding (Fe-S)-binding protein: MADYEVPKLTGEGYCEIPAVREGVMESKGPFIAKPDFQKALHFPDDFAEIGALVPNWKERALGKMADLKSRYRSLQVFLDICVKCGACTDKCHYFIGTSDAKNMPVARQDLLRKVYRRYFTFAGKYFPKLVGATDLTEEVLADWYNYYHQCSQCRRCSVFCPYGIDTAEISMAAREILDHVGYGQKYCNEIIGKVFKIGNNLGLPGPALFDTVEGLEEDVEADTGIKVRFPLDEDGAEVLLVTPSADFFAEPHIDGLVGYAKVFHETGVTWTMSTIASEAGNFGMFIGSYETMRRVSLRVREAAIKHKVKRIVFGECGHAWRVAYSFLNTLAGPFDFLDQRYPIPQHILEFTWSHIQAGNLQIDKTENDDKVLTFHDSCNVARGSRMGDYPGGQFDIPRNVIRAVCNNFVDMPADTIHDATFCCGGGGGLLTDDLMEIRVKGIQPRAEALKHVTTHNGVTHMAAICAICKSQFTKVLPYYGFTMDQIVSVHQLVSNALVLQRQVSVQARPDDEDGDED, from the coding sequence GTGGCTGATTACGAAGTTCCAAAGTTGACGGGCGAAGGGTATTGCGAAATTCCCGCAGTACGCGAAGGGGTGATGGAGAGCAAAGGCCCTTTCATCGCCAAGCCAGATTTCCAAAAAGCACTGCATTTTCCGGATGATTTCGCTGAAATCGGTGCGTTAGTGCCGAACTGGAAAGAACGCGCACTGGGTAAAATGGCTGATTTGAAAAGCCGTTACCGTTCGCTACAAGTTTTTCTCGATATTTGCGTTAAGTGTGGTGCGTGTACAGATAAGTGCCATTACTTCATCGGTACATCTGACGCAAAGAATATGCCCGTGGCACGTCAGGATTTGTTGCGCAAAGTTTATCGCCGTTACTTCACGTTTGCGGGTAAATATTTCCCCAAACTGGTCGGTGCAACCGACCTGACTGAAGAAGTATTGGCTGACTGGTATAACTATTATCACCAGTGTTCACAGTGCCGTCGTTGTTCCGTATTCTGCCCTTATGGCATTGATACGGCTGAAATTTCAATGGCAGCACGTGAAATTCTTGACCACGTTGGTTACGGTCAAAAGTATTGTAACGAGATTATCGGTAAGGTCTTTAAGATCGGTAATAACCTCGGTTTGCCAGGCCCGGCACTGTTCGACACAGTGGAAGGTTTGGAAGAAGACGTTGAAGCAGATACTGGCATTAAAGTCCGTTTTCCGCTGGATGAAGACGGCGCGGAAGTGTTGTTGGTAACGCCATCGGCAGACTTCTTTGCAGAACCGCATATCGACGGTTTGGTTGGTTACGCGAAAGTGTTCCACGAAACTGGCGTGACTTGGACGATGAGTACCATTGCGTCAGAAGCGGGTAACTTTGGCATGTTCATCGGCTCTTACGAGACCATGCGCCGGGTTTCTTTGCGGGTTCGCGAGGCGGCGATCAAGCATAAGGTTAAGCGCATTGTGTTTGGCGAATGTGGTCACGCATGGCGCGTGGCGTACAGCTTCTTGAATACCTTGGCAGGACCGTTTGATTTCTTGGATCAGCGTTACCCGATTCCACAGCACATTCTGGAATTCACGTGGAGTCATATCCAAGCCGGTAACTTACAAATCGACAAGACCGAGAATGACGATAAAGTATTGACCTTCCACGACTCGTGCAACGTCGCGCGTGGCAGCCGGATGGGTGATTACCCCGGCGGTCAGTTCGACATTCCACGTAACGTTATCCGTGCGGTCTGTAACAACTTTGTGGACATGCCAGCCGATACCATTCATGACGCGACCTTCTGTTGCGGTGGCGGTGGCGGTTTGTTGACCGATGACTTGATGGAAATTCGCGTGAAAGGCATTCAGCCGCGTGCTGAAGCCCTCAAACACGTGACTACGCACAATGGTGTGACGCACATGGCGGCAATTTGTGCGATTTGTAAATCACAGTTTACGAAGGTGTTGCCGTATTACGGTTTCACGATGGATCAAATTGTTAGTGTTCACCAGTTGGTGAGTAACGCGCTTGTCCTGCAACGGCAAGTGTCCGTGCAGGCACGTCCCGACGATGAAGACGGTGACGAAGACTAA
- a CDS encoding respiratory nitrate reductase subunit gamma: MTFVSILYGLLFWAATLILIGGVAVKVRQYWNTPAPLKIPTTPAPVTQGGVVWRMFREVVFFQSLFRSNKTLWLFAFLFHISLWLVLIRHSRYFVDMNELLVFMQPFGRYAGFTMVLGLAGLWARRFLVDRVRYISAPSDHLMLALLIAIGVSGLMMSFVAHADVTQVKAFFGGMLTFGFFGEAGLPADPIVLVHLLLVALLMIIFPISKLLHAPGVFFSPTRNQVDNPREKRHVSGWALELERQGKNYLDELKK, translated from the coding sequence GTGACATTCGTAAGTATCCTTTACGGACTGTTGTTTTGGGCGGCAACGTTAATTTTGATTGGCGGTGTGGCTGTAAAAGTCCGTCAATACTGGAACACCCCAGCCCCATTGAAGATTCCGACCACACCCGCACCGGTTACGCAGGGCGGTGTTGTATGGCGCATGTTCCGTGAAGTGGTGTTTTTCCAGAGCTTGTTTCGTTCAAACAAAACCTTGTGGTTGTTTGCGTTCTTGTTCCACATTTCTTTATGGTTAGTGTTGATTCGCCATAGCCGCTATTTTGTGGATATGAACGAACTCTTGGTGTTTATGCAACCATTTGGTCGTTACGCAGGTTTTACAATGGTATTGGGTTTGGCAGGTCTGTGGGCGCGTCGCTTCCTCGTTGATCGCGTGCGTTATATTTCCGCGCCATCTGACCATTTGATGTTGGCACTACTGATTGCGATTGGTGTAAGCGGTCTGATGATGAGTTTTGTTGCTCATGCGGATGTCACTCAAGTTAAAGCATTTTTCGGTGGCATGTTGACCTTCGGTTTCTTTGGTGAGGCCGGTCTGCCAGCCGACCCGATTGTATTGGTACATTTGTTGTTGGTGGCATTGCTGATGATTATCTTCCCGATCAGTAAGTTGCTGCACGCACCGGGTGTGTTTTTCAGCCCGACTCGTAACCAAGTGGATAACCCGCGTGAAAAACGCCATGTATCCGGCTGGGCATTGGAACTGGAACGTCAAGGTAAAAACTACCTCGACGAACTGAAGAAATAA
- the tusD gene encoding sulfurtransferase complex subunit TusD: protein MKYTIMVNEGPYQHQSADTALQFARAVLEKGHEIFRVFFYHDGVNNGTRLSVPPADDRLIQKSWSELAEKHGLDLVICIAAAQRRGLMDADEAKRQGLDANNIAPGFRISGLGQLVEGGIQSDRLVVFGD, encoded by the coding sequence ATGAAATACACAATTATGGTTAACGAAGGCCCGTATCAGCACCAGTCTGCTGATACCGCACTTCAGTTTGCCCGCGCTGTACTGGAGAAGGGACACGAAATCTTCCGTGTATTCTTCTACCACGATGGCGTAAATAATGGCACACGTCTGAGTGTTCCACCGGCTGATGACCGTCTGATCCAAAAGTCTTGGTCAGAACTGGCTGAGAAGCACGGCTTGGATTTGGTTATCTGTATCGCAGCCGCACAACGTCGCGGTTTGATGGATGCCGATGAAGCCAAGCGTCAGGGTTTGGATGCTAACAACATTGCTCCCGGCTTCCGTATTTCGGGCTTGGGTCAATTGGTTGAAGGCGGTATCCAGTCTGATCGTTTAGTCGTGTTTGGCGATTAA
- a CDS encoding TusE/DsrC/DsvC family sulfur relay protein, giving the protein MASINVGGKDIPLDEEGYLENLNDWTPEVAEVLAKGEDVTLTSEHWEILNFLREYYEEYQIAPAVRVLTKAVGKRLGADKGNSKYLYSLFPYGPGKQACKYGGLPKPTGCV; this is encoded by the coding sequence ATGGCATCAATTAACGTTGGCGGTAAAGACATTCCGTTGGACGAAGAAGGCTATCTGGAAAACCTGAACGACTGGACTCCAGAAGTTGCAGAAGTTCTGGCTAAAGGTGAAGACGTAACGCTGACTTCTGAACACTGGGAAATCCTGAATTTCCTGCGTGAATACTATGAAGAGTATCAAATCGCTCCAGCGGTTCGCGTTCTGACTAAAGCAGTTGGTAAGCGTTTGGGTGCTGACAAAGGTAACTCTAAGTACCTGTACAGCCTGTTCCCATACGGCCCTGGCAAGCAAGCGTGTAAATACGGCGGTCTGCCTAAGCCAACTGGTTGCGTGTGA
- the dsrA gene encoding dissimilatory-type sulfite reductase subunit alpha: protein MATNNYPTPMLDVLEEGPWPSFISGFKKLRDEHPDERIRNVVNGLMGQLEHSYETKMGYWKGGTISVFGYGGGIIPRFSEVGHMFPESKEFHTLRVQPPAGNYYTTDMLRQLADSWEKWGSGLQTFHGQTGNIMFIGANSVNFQHFFDEINEYGWDLGGAGPCVRTGMSCVGAARCEMSNCNEHAIHRRLMNNFTDDVHRPALPYKFKFKISGCPNDCQNAIERADFAVIGTWRDDMKVNQEAVKEMIMKKAKEIGKEGDRSAGRQYMFDNVISRCPTQAIKLNDDDTITVDNSNCVRCMHCLNVMPKALQVGDDKGVTILIGGKRTLKIGDLMGTVVIPFMKLDNEEDYERIVELAASIIDFWAENGLEHERCGEMIERIGLVNFLEGIGIDPDPNMIKQPRNVSYVRTDGWDEAAEAWFNRKREEKMAAAA from the coding sequence ATGGCAACGAACAATTATCCAACGCCGATGCTGGATGTACTGGAAGAAGGCCCATGGCCTAGCTTCATCAGCGGTTTCAAGAAACTGCGTGATGAGCATCCAGATGAGCGCATCCGCAATGTCGTCAACGGCCTGATGGGTCAGTTGGAGCATTCTTACGAAACCAAAATGGGCTACTGGAAAGGTGGTACTATTTCTGTCTTCGGTTACGGCGGCGGCATTATCCCGCGCTTCTCTGAAGTCGGTCACATGTTCCCGGAATCCAAAGAATTCCACACTCTGCGTGTACAGCCACCGGCTGGTAACTACTACACCACTGACATGCTGCGCCAATTGGCGGATAGCTGGGAAAAGTGGGGTTCTGGTTTGCAGACTTTCCACGGTCAAACCGGCAACATCATGTTCATCGGTGCGAACAGCGTCAACTTCCAACACTTCTTTGATGAAATCAATGAATACGGTTGGGACTTGGGTGGTGCAGGCCCTTGCGTGCGTACAGGTATGTCTTGCGTCGGTGCTGCCCGTTGCGAAATGTCTAACTGCAACGAACACGCTATCCATCGCCGTCTGATGAATAACTTCACGGATGACGTGCATCGCCCGGCTCTGCCTTACAAGTTCAAGTTCAAAATTTCTGGCTGCCCGAATGACTGCCAGAACGCGATTGAACGTGCGGACTTCGCCGTTATCGGTACTTGGCGTGATGACATGAAAGTCAACCAAGAAGCCGTTAAAGAAATGATCATGAAGAAAGCCAAAGAGATTGGCAAAGAAGGTGATCGTTCTGCGGGTCGTCAATACATGTTCGACAACGTTATCAGCCGCTGCCCAACGCAAGCGATCAAGCTGAACGATGACGACACCATTACGGTTGATAACAGCAACTGTGTGCGTTGTATGCACTGCCTGAACGTTATGCCAAAAGCACTGCAAGTTGGCGACGACAAAGGCGTAACCATCTTGATCGGCGGTAAGCGTACCCTGAAAATCGGTGACTTGATGGGTACAGTGGTTATCCCATTCATGAAGCTTGATAACGAAGAAGATTACGAGCGCATCGTTGAACTGGCTGCTTCCATCATCGACTTCTGGGCTGAAAATGGTCTGGAGCACGAGCGTTGCGGCGAAATGATTGAGCGTATCGGTCTGGTGAACTTCCTTGAAGGCATCGGTATCGACCCAGATCCAAACATGATCAAGCAACCACGTAACGTTTCTTACGTGCGTACTGACGGTTGGGACGAAGCTGCTGAAGCTTGGTTCAACCGCAAGCGCGAAGAGAAAATGGCTGCTGCTGCCTAA
- the tusB gene encoding sulfurtransferase complex subunit TusB has protein sequence MSMLHIVNKSPFERVAFESCLAHAKAGDSILMIEDAVVGAVDGSSFSGKVKAAMSDKTVYVLGADLAARGLEGKVMDGIVSVDYAGFVDLTANNDTTQSWL, from the coding sequence ATGTCTATGTTACATATTGTCAACAAGTCCCCGTTTGAACGTGTGGCTTTTGAGAGCTGCTTGGCTCATGCCAAGGCAGGTGATTCGATCCTGATGATTGAAGATGCCGTGGTTGGTGCAGTCGACGGGTCAAGCTTTTCTGGTAAAGTAAAGGCTGCGATGTCTGATAAGACTGTGTATGTGTTGGGTGCAGACCTGGCAGCACGCGGTTTGGAAGGCAAAGTAATGGATGGGATTGTGAGCGTTGATTACGCAGGTTTTGTAGACCTGACGGCAAATAACGATACCACCCAAAGCTGGCTGTAA
- the cas6 gene encoding type I-MYXAN CRISPR-associated protein Cas6/Cmx6, whose protein sequence is MFWQEDEDKTLPYQASDDVLDVSFAIACKQLPLDHAWDLAQAVQQALPWFADEVVAGVHPIHVAESGNGWERPDDASNQFLLPSRRTRMFLRIPKSRIPETQALVGTTLDVNGYAVGLRDMKEKPFVHTSVIFARYVLSDAAEDENSFLQRMAAEVKRVADFKVKKMLCGKSHALRTPQGVLHTRHLMLADLDSDPSIRLQQYGLGDGRKLGCGLFMPHKGIKTLKPTE, encoded by the coding sequence ATGTTTTGGCAGGAAGACGAAGACAAGACCCTCCCCTATCAAGCATCCGATGACGTGCTGGACGTGAGTTTCGCGATTGCGTGCAAACAATTGCCGCTGGATCATGCGTGGGATTTGGCACAAGCCGTCCAGCAAGCCCTACCGTGGTTTGCCGATGAAGTCGTCGCGGGTGTACACCCGATTCACGTTGCTGAAAGTGGCAATGGCTGGGAACGCCCCGATGATGCGAGCAACCAATTCCTGCTACCGTCACGGCGCACGCGGATGTTTTTACGCATCCCCAAATCGCGCATCCCTGAAACACAAGCACTCGTCGGCACAACCTTAGATGTGAATGGCTACGCGGTCGGCTTGCGGGATATGAAGGAAAAGCCTTTCGTGCATACCTCGGTGATTTTTGCGCGTTACGTGCTCTCGGATGCGGCGGAAGACGAAAATAGCTTCTTGCAACGCATGGCAGCAGAAGTAAAACGGGTAGCGGATTTCAAAGTGAAAAAGATGCTGTGCGGCAAAAGTCACGCACTGCGTACCCCGCAAGGCGTGTTACACACCCGTCACTTGATGCTGGCGGATTTGGACAGTGATCCTTCCATTCGCTTGCAGCAATACGGCTTAGGCGATGGGCGTAAGCTGGGTTGCGGGCTGTTTATGCCGCACAAAGGCATTAAAACCCTGAAACCAACGGAATAG
- a CDS encoding NAD(P)-binding protein has translation MATAAHDSKLSGQGHTYRRFKDGDHEWDNMHDKIFVADTSHKCPTYIHKTPPCQGSCPSGEDIRGWLQIVRGIEKPPVGMTMQEYAFRRSTNANPFPSMMGRVCPAPCQTGCNRNDVDDFVGINSVEQYIGDSAIAAGFKFEAPAELSGKKVAIVGGGPAGMAAAYQLRRMGHASTVFEQHPELGGMMRYGIPGYRVPRDKLGAEMQRIIDMGDITIKCNTTVGKDVTIETLESDFDAILWTVGCWNGRGLFVDKFAETPNCVSAVDFLEAYNKGTMKYTAPRVVCVGGGDTSIDVVSVSRRIGTLANYAENAEDSATGKLVHGEVGEKTASAVTLTTLFPLDQMTAAEHEVQDALKEGVTILTEVMPTALVLDENGRAIGLKVVECVMKGNMPVAKEGGKETIIEADIIVSAIGQFGKLDGIEALNNGRNQINADALYQVPGKPGHFAAGDAVRPHLLTTAIGQASIASETINQYLRAEELKKRPKVDKHHFDLMEKLHEAGLDPASYEDSRSEDMRGTDGAKYAVHNYDDRSKNVIVPSKDLFLGHFNTVARNLRTEDVPTAEEVLGHFAERMNPLAEADAINEAKRCMSCGMCFECDNCVIYCPQTAVYRVPKKQATLGRYVATDYAKCIGCHICADVCPTGYIEMGLGE, from the coding sequence ATGGCAACCGCAGCTCACGACAGCAAGCTTTCAGGTCAAGGTCACACGTACCGTCGTTTTAAAGATGGCGACCACGAATGGGATAATATGCACGACAAAATATTTGTCGCGGATACTAGTCACAAATGCCCTACCTACATTCACAAAACACCACCTTGCCAAGGTAGTTGCCCATCAGGTGAAGATATCCGTGGTTGGTTGCAAATTGTGCGTGGCATTGAGAAGCCACCTGTTGGTATGACTATGCAGGAGTACGCTTTCCGCCGTTCCACCAATGCTAACCCGTTTCCATCCATGATGGGTCGTGTTTGCCCTGCGCCTTGTCAGACTGGCTGTAACCGTAACGACGTTGACGATTTCGTCGGCATTAACTCGGTTGAGCAGTACATTGGTGACAGCGCGATTGCGGCTGGCTTCAAGTTTGAAGCACCGGCTGAATTGAGCGGCAAGAAAGTGGCTATCGTCGGTGGCGGCCCTGCGGGTATGGCGGCTGCGTATCAGTTGCGTCGCATGGGTCATGCTTCTACTGTCTTTGAACAACACCCTGAACTGGGCGGCATGATGCGCTACGGTATTCCGGGCTATCGCGTACCACGCGACAAGCTGGGTGCAGAAATGCAACGCATCATCGATATGGGTGACATCACTATCAAGTGCAACACCACTGTCGGCAAAGACGTAACCATTGAAACACTGGAAAGTGATTTCGATGCAATCCTGTGGACTGTTGGTTGCTGGAATGGTCGTGGCCTGTTCGTTGACAAGTTTGCTGAAACGCCAAACTGCGTGTCTGCGGTTGACTTCCTCGAAGCCTATAACAAAGGCACGATGAAATATACCGCACCTCGCGTAGTGTGCGTGGGTGGTGGTGATACCTCCATCGACGTGGTTTCCGTATCTCGTCGTATCGGTACACTGGCTAACTACGCTGAAAATGCTGAAGATTCCGCGACGGGTAAACTGGTTCATGGTGAAGTTGGTGAAAAAACTGCTTCTGCTGTTACTCTGACCACCTTGTTCCCGCTGGATCAAATGACTGCTGCGGAACACGAAGTACAGGACGCGCTGAAAGAAGGCGTAACTATCCTGACGGAAGTGATGCCAACTGCCTTGGTATTGGATGAAAATGGTCGTGCGATTGGCTTGAAAGTGGTCGAGTGCGTGATGAAAGGCAATATGCCTGTCGCGAAAGAAGGCGGCAAAGAAACCATCATCGAAGCCGACATCATCGTTTCTGCTATCGGTCAGTTTGGTAAACTGGACGGTATCGAAGCCCTGAACAATGGTCGCAACCAAATCAACGCCGACGCGCTGTATCAAGTACCGGGTAAGCCTGGTCACTTCGCTGCTGGTGATGCGGTACGTCCGCATTTGCTGACGACTGCGATTGGTCAAGCATCGATTGCGTCTGAAACCATCAATCAGTACTTGCGTGCGGAAGAGCTGAAAAAGCGTCCTAAAGTCGACAAACACCACTTCGACCTGATGGAAAAACTGCACGAAGCCGGTTTGGATCCAGCAAGTTATGAAGATAGTCGTTCGGAAGACATGCGCGGTACTGACGGTGCGAAATACGCGGTTCACAACTACGACGACCGTTCCAAGAACGTGATCGTGCCTTCCAAAGATCTGTTCTTGGGGCACTTCAATACCGTAGCACGTAACCTGCGTACTGAAGACGTACCAACGGCTGAAGAAGTACTGGGTCACTTTGCAGAGCGCATGAACCCACTGGCAGAAGCCGATGCGATTAACGAAGCTAAGCGTTGCATGAGCTGCGGTATGTGTTTTGAGTGTGACAACTGCGTTATTTACTGCCCGCAAACTGCCGTTTACCGCGTGCCTAAGAAACAGGCGACACTGGGTCGTTATGTTGCAACCGATTACGCCAAATGTATCGGCTGCCATATCTGCGCAGACGTTTGCCCAACTGGGTACATCGAAATGGGTCTGGGCGAATAA
- a CDS encoding TauD/TfdA family dioxygenase: MQSSPFHIKSLDTYQTWRTKKLAAYPLALERMLIPIQDPENPTDAELTRLQATCQQYNFALYRFLQGDLRSKRHVHRLGQKVGLSRLDSNLCADEDSLTSLHVTSHAGQHDYIPYTNKPLSWHTDGYYNLPEEQIHGMLLHCAQPALEGGESWLMDHEIAYILLRDANPDYIHALMHPNAFTIPANVLNEEIIRPEQSGPVFSVTAAGHLHMRYSARQRNVIWRDDPMTREAAEFLLNLWQQDSPYKIRYTLQAGEGLLCNNVLHNRTAFKDSDDPTQTRLLYRGRYFDRVREPKETLCSV; the protein is encoded by the coding sequence ATGCAAAGCTCACCCTTTCATATCAAAAGCTTAGATACTTATCAGACATGGCGGACAAAAAAGTTAGCCGCCTATCCGTTAGCGTTGGAACGAATGCTGATTCCCATCCAAGACCCCGAAAATCCCACCGATGCAGAGCTCACGCGGTTGCAAGCTACCTGCCAACAATACAATTTTGCGTTGTACCGCTTCCTGCAAGGCGACTTACGTAGCAAACGCCATGTACACCGTCTGGGGCAAAAAGTGGGGCTGTCGCGCTTGGATAGTAATTTGTGCGCGGATGAAGATAGCCTTACTTCTTTGCATGTTACTTCGCACGCGGGGCAGCACGATTACATTCCCTACACCAACAAACCGCTGAGCTGGCATACCGACGGTTACTACAACCTGCCCGAAGAACAAATTCACGGCATGTTGCTGCATTGCGCCCAACCCGCACTCGAAGGCGGTGAAAGCTGGTTGATGGATCATGAGATTGCTTACATTTTATTGCGCGATGCCAACCCTGATTACATCCACGCCTTGATGCACCCGAATGCGTTCACGATTCCCGCCAATGTCCTGAACGAGGAAATCATTCGCCCCGAACAATCCGGCCCGGTGTTTAGCGTCACCGCTGCGGGTCATTTGCACATGCGTTATTCCGCCCGCCAGCGCAATGTGATCTGGCGTGATGACCCCATGACACGCGAAGCCGCTGAATTCCTATTGAATTTATGGCAACAGGACTCACCTTACAAAATAAGGTACACATTACAGGCAGGCGAAGGCTTGTTGTGCAACAACGTGCTGCACAACCGCACTGCATTTAAAGACAGCGACGACCCGACACAAACCCGCCTACTGTATCGCGGACGTTATTTTGATCGGGTTAGAGAACCTAAGGAGACACTATGCTCAGTTTAA
- a CDS encoding TusE/DsrC/DsvC family sulfur relay protein: MAYEVNGKTIETTEAGYLVDLNDWTEEVAQVIANEEGIGQLTEKHWDVINYLRDQYINNGGTQPMERIIQKAMADQWGDKKLTSKDMYTLFPRAPSKQGLKVAGLPATNRKGGY, translated from the coding sequence ATGGCTTACGAAGTAAACGGCAAAACCATCGAAACCACCGAAGCTGGTTATTTGGTTGACCTGAATGACTGGACTGAAGAAGTTGCACAGGTTATTGCCAACGAAGAAGGCATTGGTCAACTGACTGAAAAGCACTGGGATGTTATTAATTACCTGCGTGATCAATACATCAACAACGGCGGCACGCAGCCAATGGAACGCATTATCCAGAAAGCCATGGCTGATCAGTGGGGCGACAAAAAGCTGACCAGTAAAGACATGTACACCCTGTTCCCACGCGCACCGAGCAAGCAAGGTCTGAAAGTGGCTGGTCTGCCAGCGACTAACCGCAAAGGCGGCTATTGA